In one Bacillota bacterium genomic region, the following are encoded:
- a CDS encoding ABC transporter permease: MSWQRIRHLIRKEFIQLRRDPRMLRLVIIAPVVQLIIFGYAVNTDIKHIPTAVIDADRSRESRELVARFSNTGYFEVVAVLDRPQDLVALMDSGRVQAGVHIPRGFARRLVRGESAPLQVIMDGTDSTTAGVVLGYASGVLKKYSEEVLSERLQRLSTQWIRLSIIEERTRVWFNPELRSVNYMVPGVLCTILLVVTMVLTSMAIVREREVGTLEQIIVTPVRSTELMAGKTIPFVLIGFVDIVLILLVAMFWFRVPLRGSLLLLFALALVFLLTTLGLGLFISTVSHTQQQAMMTAFFIMLPSILLSGFMFPIENMPRVIQWVTYLIPLRYFLNIVRGIFLKGVGIEVLWGDALMLLVLGLILFAMASLRFTKRLE, encoded by the coding sequence ATGTCCTGGCAGCGGATTCGGCATCTGATACGTAAGGAGTTCATCCAGCTGCGGCGCGACCCGAGGATGTTGCGGCTGGTCATAATTGCGCCCGTTGTCCAGCTTATCATTTTCGGCTACGCGGTCAACACCGATATCAAACATATCCCCACCGCTGTCATCGACGCCGATAGAAGCCGTGAGAGCAGGGAGCTGGTCGCTCGCTTTAGCAACACCGGCTATTTCGAAGTGGTTGCCGTGCTGGATCGCCCTCAGGACCTTGTGGCTCTCATGGACAGCGGCAGGGTGCAGGCAGGCGTACACATCCCCCGGGGCTTTGCAAGGAGACTGGTGCGTGGCGAGAGCGCACCGCTGCAGGTTATTATGGACGGCACGGATTCTACAACTGCAGGCGTGGTACTGGGTTATGCGTCTGGCGTGCTGAAGAAGTACTCGGAAGAGGTGCTGAGCGAGAGATTGCAGAGGCTGAGCACGCAATGGATACGCCTGTCCATCATTGAAGAGCGTACGCGCGTGTGGTTCAATCCCGAGCTCAGAAGTGTGAACTATATGGTGCCGGGTGTGCTGTGTACCATCCTGCTGGTGGTCACCATGGTGTTGACCTCCATGGCGATTGTGCGGGAGCGCGAAGTCGGCACGCTGGAGCAGATTATCGTCACCCCCGTTCGGTCAACGGAGTTGATGGCAGGTAAAACTATCCCTTTTGTGCTGATTGGGTTTGTGGATATCGTGCTGATTCTGCTGGTAGCCATGTTCTGGTTCCGCGTGCCTTTACGGGGAAGCCTGTTGCTGCTTTTTGCGCTGGCGCTCGTCTTCTTGCTCACCACACTGGGACTGGGGCTATTTATCTCCACAGTATCCCACACACAACAACAGGCGATGATGACTGCTTTCTTTATTATGCTGCCTTCCATCTTGTTGTCGGGCTTTATGTTTCCCATCGAGAACATGCCGCGAGTTATCCAGTGGGTAACGTATCTTATCCCCCTGCGTTATTTCCTGAACATCGTTCGCGGCATCTTCCTCAAAGGGGTCGGGATAGAGGTTCTGTGGGGTGACGCATTGATGCTGCTGGTGCTGGGGCTGATACTGTTTGCCATGGCAAGTTTACGCTTTACAAAGAGGCTGGAGTAG